A single genomic interval of Aegicerativicinus sediminis harbors:
- a CDS encoding DUF808 domain-containing protein gives MASGFFALLDDIASIMDDVATMAKISTKKTAGILGDDLAVNAEKASGFVSSRELPVLWAITKGSFLNKLIILPIAFLLSAFVPVAIKIILVIGGLYLAYEGAEKVYHYLGKHDEHKHVDLNENLTKEQVLEKEKEKIKSAILTDFILSVEIVIIALGTVMEETLTIQILVVSIVAIIATIGVYGIVALIVRMDDLGIRLINFNDRDKSFTDSIGNFLVKALPKIVKGLSVIGTIALLLVSGGIFAHYVPFLHHFLESWPSILREFVMGVLVGALVLVLVMLFKKIFNLNKKKGH, from the coding sequence ATGGCTTCAGGTTTTTTCGCATTATTAGATGATATAGCATCCATTATGGATGATGTTGCCACTATGGCAAAGATAAGTACCAAAAAAACGGCTGGAATTTTAGGAGATGATTTGGCAGTCAATGCTGAAAAAGCATCCGGTTTTGTTTCCTCTAGGGAATTACCGGTTTTATGGGCTATTACCAAAGGATCCTTCCTAAATAAATTGATTATACTTCCGATCGCCTTTCTTTTAAGTGCCTTCGTTCCGGTAGCCATAAAAATTATTCTGGTTATTGGAGGTTTGTATCTTGCTTATGAAGGTGCTGAAAAAGTGTATCATTATTTAGGGAAACACGACGAGCACAAACATGTTGATTTAAATGAAAACCTTACTAAAGAACAAGTACTAGAAAAAGAGAAGGAAAAAATTAAGTCTGCAATTCTTACCGATTTTATTCTTTCCGTAGAAATCGTAATTATCGCTCTCGGTACTGTGATGGAAGAAACACTTACCATCCAAATATTAGTGGTATCTATAGTTGCAATTATTGCTACCATTGGGGTTTATGGCATTGTAGCCCTAATTGTACGAATGGACGATTTAGGAATTAGATTGATCAATTTTAATGATAGGGATAAAAGCTTTACGGACAGCATTGGCAACTTTTTAGTAAAAGCCTTGCCTAAGATTGTAAAGGGGCTATCGGTAATTGGAACTATTGCCTTACTCTTGGTTTCAGGCGGAATATTTGCTCATTACGTCCCATTTCTGCATCACTTTTTAGAATCTTGGCCTTCTATCCTTAGGGAATTTGTAATGGGTGTTTTGGTTGGAGCTTTAGTGCTCGTTTTGGTTATGCTCTTTAAGAAGATTTTTAACCTAAATAAAAAGAAAGGGCATTAA
- a CDS encoding glycosyltransferase family 4 protein, with translation MKNLLYIGNNLDYKLQNPSYNSKLTLLLGEEGFKVTLSSSKRNKVSRLLDMLVTVVRLRNQTDLVLIDTYSTQNFYYALFVSQLCRLLKLPYIPILHGGNLPKRLKNNPHWSKWVFKHAYTNVAPSLYLKVAFAAHGFNNLEFIPNTINIKEYPFTVREFNTPKLLWVRSFSKIYNPILAVEVFRKIKEKYPAAVLTMVGPNTDGTLGECEDLANCYDLPINFTGKLTKKEWVDLSKGYNIFINTTNVDNTPISVLEAMALGLPVVSTNVGGMPFLITDNEDGLLVPPQDVAAFVDAIELLMSDHSLQQRITINARKKVEHFDWSHIRHKWLELIENASKS, from the coding sequence ATGAAAAATCTTTTATATATAGGCAACAACCTAGACTACAAACTTCAGAACCCCAGTTACAACAGTAAACTTACTTTATTGTTAGGAGAAGAAGGTTTTAAGGTAACCCTTTCGTCTTCCAAAAGAAATAAAGTTTCCCGCTTGCTAGATATGTTGGTAACGGTCGTTCGGCTCAGAAACCAAACTGATCTTGTGTTGATTGATACCTACAGCACTCAAAATTTTTATTATGCCCTATTTGTGTCTCAACTATGCCGCCTATTAAAACTGCCGTATATCCCAATTCTTCATGGAGGAAATCTACCAAAACGACTAAAGAACAATCCCCATTGGTCTAAATGGGTGTTTAAACATGCGTATACCAATGTGGCGCCTTCTCTTTACCTAAAAGTTGCCTTTGCGGCACATGGTTTTAATAATCTTGAGTTTATCCCTAATACCATAAACATTAAGGAGTACCCATTTACGGTTAGGGAGTTTAATACACCTAAGTTATTATGGGTGCGTTCCTTCTCTAAAATCTACAACCCTATTTTGGCAGTGGAGGTATTTAGAAAAATAAAGGAAAAATATCCAGCTGCCGTGCTCACCATGGTCGGCCCTAATACCGATGGCACTTTGGGAGAATGTGAAGATTTGGCAAACTGCTACGACCTCCCTATAAATTTTACAGGTAAGTTAACCAAAAAGGAATGGGTAGATTTGTCTAAAGGCTATAATATCTTTATTAATACCACTAACGTGGATAATACCCCCATATCAGTTCTGGAAGCCATGGCCCTTGGCCTTCCTGTGGTTTCTACCAATGTGGGCGGTATGCCATTTTTAATAACCGATAATGAAGATGGCCTTCTTGTTCCTCCTCAAGATGTAGCAGCATTTGTAGATGCTATCGAATTGCTGATGTCAGATCACTCTCTCCAGCAACGAATTACAATCAATGCAAGAAAAAAAGTCGAACATTTCGATTGGTCTCACATCCGCCATAAATGGTTAGAGCTTATTGAAAACGCTTCCAAATCTTAA
- the lptB gene encoding LPS export ABC transporter ATP-binding protein, whose product MQLRAENLVKTYGGRTVVKSVSLEVNQGEIVGLLGPNGAGKTTSFYMIVGLIKPNSGKIYLDNTEITKFPMYRRAQNGIGYLAQEASVFRKLSIEDNILSVLQMTNLSKKAQVEKMESLIEEFSLGHIRKNRGDLLSGGERRRTEIARALATDPNFILLDEPFAGVDPVAVEDIQRIVAQLTKKNIGILITDHNVQETLAITDRTYLMFEGSILKAGVPEDLANDQMVRKVYLGQNFELRKKKIRTD is encoded by the coding sequence ATGCAGTTAAGAGCCGAAAATCTTGTTAAAACATATGGCGGTCGCACCGTGGTTAAAAGTGTTTCCTTGGAAGTAAACCAAGGTGAGATTGTAGGTTTATTAGGTCCGAATGGGGCAGGAAAAACCACTTCATTTTATATGATAGTGGGGTTAATTAAACCCAATAGCGGTAAAATTTATCTTGACAATACAGAGATTACCAAATTTCCCATGTACAGAAGGGCTCAGAATGGAATTGGGTATTTAGCACAAGAGGCTTCTGTTTTCAGGAAATTAAGTATTGAAGATAATATCCTCAGTGTCCTTCAAATGACTAACCTCAGCAAGAAAGCCCAAGTTGAAAAAATGGAATCCCTTATAGAAGAGTTTAGTTTAGGCCATATACGTAAAAACCGTGGAGATTTATTGTCTGGGGGGGAACGTAGACGAACTGAAATTGCGAGGGCTTTGGCAACAGATCCTAATTTTATTCTCTTGGACGAACCCTTTGCTGGAGTTGACCCCGTAGCTGTTGAGGACATTCAACGGATAGTCGCTCAATTGACAAAAAAGAATATTGGTATTTTAATTACTGACCATAACGTACAAGAGACATTGGCGATTACTGATCGCACTTACCTAATGTTTGAAGGCAGTATTCTTAAGGCGGGTGTGCCTGAAGACTTGGCAAATGACCAAATGGTTAGGAAAGTATATCTTGGGCAGAACTTCGAGTTGCGCAAAAAGAAAATCCGTACTGATTAA
- a CDS encoding CDP-alcohol phosphatidyltransferase family protein, which produces MRVKAHIPNAVTLLNLLSGCIAVLFAVSNNFIWAACFVFIGIFFDFFDGFLARKLGVQGPLGLQLDSLADVVTSGVVPGVVMYKMLALSLSVPATTEIDEWNVLFTEAINWRHVVPLFGLFITLASAYRLARFNIDEDQQSFFKGLPTPANCLFIISIPLILEFEYFPLASKLLLNPWFLIFITILSCYILNASVPLFALKFKNYGWKGNEFRYILIITSVILLITLQFAAIPLLIILYIILSVISNQMVTKSKS; this is translated from the coding sequence ATGCGAGTAAAAGCCCATATTCCAAATGCCGTAACCCTTCTAAATCTGCTATCTGGTTGCATAGCTGTTTTATTTGCGGTTTCCAATAATTTTATTTGGGCGGCCTGTTTTGTGTTTATAGGTATTTTCTTTGACTTTTTTGATGGTTTTCTAGCGCGTAAATTGGGTGTTCAAGGACCCTTAGGACTTCAATTAGATTCGCTCGCAGATGTGGTGACATCTGGAGTTGTTCCTGGAGTGGTTATGTATAAAATGTTAGCGTTGTCGCTATCCGTTCCTGCCACTACTGAAATCGATGAATGGAATGTACTTTTTACTGAGGCGATTAACTGGCGTCATGTGGTGCCTCTTTTTGGTTTGTTTATAACCTTAGCTTCAGCCTATAGATTGGCACGTTTTAATATTGATGAAGATCAACAATCGTTTTTTAAAGGTCTACCGACGCCTGCCAATTGTCTGTTTATTATTTCTATACCGTTGATTTTAGAATTTGAATATTTTCCATTGGCGTCAAAATTACTTTTGAATCCTTGGTTTCTAATATTCATTACAATATTAAGTTGTTATATATTGAATGCTTCAGTCCCATTATTCGCATTGAAATTTAAAAACTACGGTTGGAAGGGTAATGAATTTCGTTATATCCTAATTATAACAAGTGTTATACTATTGATAACCTTGCAATTTGCAGCAATTCCATTACTAATTATACTTTATATTATTCTTTCGGTTATTAGCAACCAAATGGTAACTAAATCGAAATCCTAA
- the lnt gene encoding apolipoprotein N-acyltransferase — MNRFLLALLSGFLFALSWPTYGQPLLLFVAFIPLLIVEFFVRNSDTRLKKWQIFGYSYLTFLIWNFVTTSWLRFASEFGAAFAILVNSMLMAIVMVLYHTVAKRTSLWKSCLFFISIWISFEYLHLHWDFSWPWLNLGNAFSEHYKWIQWYEYTGTFGGTLWVLIVNVILFYGTLHFNLQNSKKLLKSYGIWALTLIIVPILISLFIYFSYEETGKEVNVIALQPNIDPYDEKYNIPNNQIAELFIELSDSKVTDSTDFILAPETVFAYNVKLRELENALFKYQLDKYVLEHPQVNLLTGVSFIDFITDPNKVSAKSNYYRDSIWYNDYNSAILINSKDSTQFYHKSKLVVGIEDLPYQSILKPLVGDAMIDLGGTVAMKTTQENRSVFTTADKEFMAAPIICYESVYGEFVTGYVRNGANFLTIITNDAWWNNTQGHKQHLSYARLRAIETRRPIGRSANTGISAMINQKGDITSSLPYDTKGALSGTLHTNEEFTFYTLAGDYIARIALFICLLLGLITWFRRPRTIL, encoded by the coding sequence ATGAATCGATTTTTACTCGCGCTTTTATCAGGATTTTTATTTGCCCTCTCCTGGCCTACTTATGGACAACCATTGTTGTTGTTTGTCGCGTTTATTCCTTTACTCATTGTTGAATTCTTTGTTAGAAATTCTGATACTCGCCTTAAGAAATGGCAGATATTTGGATATAGCTACCTAACTTTTTTAATTTGGAATTTTGTAACTACAAGTTGGTTACGTTTTGCAAGTGAGTTTGGGGCAGCATTCGCAATTTTAGTGAATAGCATGCTTATGGCAATCGTAATGGTACTTTACCATACAGTCGCCAAACGGACTTCACTTTGGAAGAGTTGCCTCTTTTTTATTAGCATTTGGATATCATTTGAATATCTGCATTTACATTGGGATTTTTCCTGGCCGTGGTTGAATCTAGGAAATGCTTTTTCTGAACATTATAAATGGATCCAATGGTATGAATATACAGGCACTTTTGGAGGCACATTATGGGTACTTATAGTTAATGTGATTCTTTTCTATGGCACCCTGCATTTTAATTTACAGAACAGTAAAAAGCTTTTAAAAAGCTATGGAATATGGGCACTTACACTAATTATTGTTCCTATACTCATTTCACTGTTTATATATTTCAGCTATGAGGAAACTGGCAAAGAAGTGAATGTTATTGCATTGCAGCCCAATATCGACCCCTATGATGAGAAATATAACATCCCTAACAATCAAATAGCAGAGCTTTTTATAGAACTTTCAGATTCGAAGGTAACTGATTCTACTGATTTCATTTTGGCTCCAGAAACCGTATTCGCCTATAATGTGAAATTAAGAGAACTGGAAAATGCATTGTTTAAATACCAATTAGACAAATATGTCCTAGAACACCCACAGGTTAATTTGCTAACTGGTGTATCCTTTATAGATTTTATTACTGATCCAAACAAAGTTTCTGCAAAGTCCAATTATTATAGGGACTCCATTTGGTATAACGATTACAATTCGGCCATCCTCATCAATTCTAAAGATTCTACACAGTTTTATCATAAATCGAAATTGGTAGTGGGCATAGAAGATTTGCCATACCAATCTATTTTGAAACCATTGGTTGGAGATGCCATGATTGATTTAGGAGGAACAGTGGCAATGAAAACTACCCAAGAGAATCGATCGGTATTTACTACGGCAGACAAAGAATTTATGGCGGCACCAATCATTTGTTATGAATCAGTATATGGTGAATTTGTAACAGGTTATGTGCGAAACGGGGCCAACTTTTTAACTATTATTACAAACGATGCCTGGTGGAATAATACTCAAGGCCATAAACAGCATTTAAGCTACGCTAGACTGCGTGCAATTGAAACTAGACGGCCAATTGGAAGAAGCGCCAATACCGGTATTTCGGCCATGATCAATCAAAAGGGGGATATTACCTCCTCCCTTCCCTATGATACTAAAGGCGCTTTAAGCGGGACTCTTCACACGAATGAAGAATTTACATTTTATACACTTGCGGGAGATTATATAGCCAGAATAGCTCTGTTTATCTGCCTGTTACTTGGATTAATCACTTGGTTTAGAAGACCAAGAACGATTTTATAA
- a CDS encoding O-antigen ligase family protein — MKKAEITYGLTIGIHVIIGILIYFNESLAKLYFFGAVCVFGFRIIVSKPNDKTYEILKTAAYFVGAEVLLRTTKGAISYEAGKYVVILLMTIGMFYKGISGKAYPYILYILMMVPSIFVASTTLSFDANFRTNIAFVLSGPVCLGIAALFLYNKAITRQKLDNVILMIGLPIITHTTYILFYNPTVKAVLSGTESNRSASGGWGANQVSCILGLGMLIFAIRFFKNSPNLNLKLLNAFLFSVISYRALVTFSRGGVLTAILSIAAFLAIYFAFTTSKKRNEIIIGGLLFGFITFGVWTYSSMQTDGLLDLRYENRDHLGREKEDVTTGRLTLFLEEMEGFIHNPFFGIGSSRAKDERVEIEGQGTTSHNEMSRTLAEHGFFGIIMILVLIFKPIWFRSLNKKNVYFYAFLGFWFATINHSSMRIAAPAFVYALALLNVVNEKSFIYRQQPRLQTSEPQLQQ, encoded by the coding sequence ATGAAAAAGGCGGAGATCACATATGGATTGACAATTGGGATTCATGTCATTATAGGAATACTTATTTATTTTAATGAAAGTCTGGCTAAACTTTATTTTTTTGGCGCAGTATGTGTATTTGGATTTAGAATAATTGTTTCTAAACCAAATGATAAAACCTACGAAATTTTGAAGACAGCTGCTTATTTTGTGGGCGCCGAGGTTCTATTAAGAACTACCAAGGGAGCAATTTCCTACGAGGCAGGAAAATATGTCGTTATTTTATTAATGACTATTGGTATGTTTTATAAGGGCATTTCAGGAAAGGCCTATCCTTATATCCTATACATTTTAATGATGGTCCCTTCTATCTTTGTTGCATCTACAACCTTATCTTTCGATGCTAATTTTAGAACGAATATTGCTTTCGTGCTAAGCGGTCCGGTTTGCCTAGGGATTGCAGCTTTATTTCTATACAATAAGGCTATTACAAGACAAAAATTGGATAATGTGATTCTAATGATAGGTCTTCCAATAATTACACATACCACCTATATTTTATTTTACAACCCAACCGTTAAAGCAGTTCTCTCGGGTACCGAATCGAATCGCTCGGCTTCAGGAGGTTGGGGGGCCAATCAAGTATCCTGCATATTAGGGTTGGGCATGTTGATATTTGCAATTCGGTTTTTTAAAAATTCACCCAATTTAAATTTAAAATTACTTAATGCATTTCTGTTTTCCGTTATAAGTTACCGTGCATTAGTTACATTTAGCAGAGGAGGAGTCCTTACGGCAATACTCAGCATTGCTGCATTTTTAGCAATCTACTTTGCCTTTACGACATCAAAAAAGAGAAATGAAATAATCATCGGGGGGCTACTATTCGGCTTTATTACATTTGGTGTATGGACGTATAGTTCTATGCAAACTGATGGATTGCTCGATTTACGTTATGAAAACAGGGATCATTTGGGTAGGGAAAAAGAGGATGTAACTACTGGTAGACTTACACTTTTTCTAGAAGAAATGGAAGGATTTATTCATAATCCTTTTTTTGGTATTGGATCGAGTAGGGCAAAAGATGAACGTGTAGAAATTGAAGGTCAAGGGACTACTTCGCATAATGAAATGAGTAGAACTCTTGCTGAACATGGTTTTTTCGGCATTATTATGATACTCGTTTTGATTTTTAAACCTATATGGTTTAGATCTTTGAATAAAAAGAATGTCTATTTTTATGCCTTCTTAGGCTTTTGGTTTGCTACCATAAATCATTCATCTATGCGAATTGCTGCGCCTGCCTTTGTGTATGCGCTAGCACTTTTAAATGTTGTTAATGAAAAATCTTTTATATATAGGCAACAACCTAGACTACAAACTTCAGAACCCCAGTTACAACAGTAA
- a CDS encoding exopolysaccharide biosynthesis polyprenyl glycosylphosphotransferase, which produces MPKQSGIHFEISERKILLRLLDIVFVLLSLYTLELFFDSDYFRITDIRLVSVVVLVGYLQIFGTVFELYDLRMASKFDVTFRNLVLTVSVSVLVYLFTPILTPFLPINRIQVLYFYLAILAGYMAWRLAYHFVIASPRFYKKVLVVGEVSDLQNLIGPLREADPNYHIVGFINCEREHKDPIRFKGLKEFKQEELLEVIVNQKISEIVVATYNSENITNDIYSDLITLLEAGFTIREYTQVFEEITHRVPVQFVGKDFYKYFPFSRSNQNTVYLFFQRLSEILLSILGLIICACLIPFVLIGNAIANRGPLFYRQERVGKNGATFSIVKFRTMSPNAESNGAQWAEKDDLRVTPFGKFLRRTRIDEFPQFINVLKNEMSVIGPRPERPYFVKELSMIIPFYETRHIIKPGLTGWAQVSSRYGGTVDESLVKLQYDLYYIKHRSFWLDLNILVKTFSTILYYRGQ; this is translated from the coding sequence ATGCCTAAACAATCGGGTATTCACTTTGAAATTTCCGAACGCAAAATCCTATTACGGCTTCTGGATATTGTGTTTGTGCTACTTAGTCTCTATACTTTAGAACTTTTTTTTGATTCCGACTATTTTAGGATTACAGATATTCGTCTCGTTTCGGTTGTTGTACTTGTTGGCTATTTGCAAATTTTCGGGACAGTATTCGAGTTATATGACCTGCGGATGGCGAGTAAGTTCGATGTCACCTTCCGTAATCTAGTCTTGACTGTTTCCGTTTCTGTACTGGTTTATTTATTTACGCCAATTCTTACACCCTTTTTACCAATAAACAGGATTCAGGTACTCTATTTTTATTTGGCTATTCTTGCCGGTTATATGGCTTGGCGATTGGCATATCATTTTGTTATTGCTTCACCTAGGTTTTATAAAAAAGTACTTGTAGTAGGTGAAGTCTCAGATTTGCAGAATCTTATAGGGCCTTTGCGCGAAGCGGATCCCAATTACCATATTGTGGGTTTTATCAATTGTGAAAGGGAACATAAAGATCCTATTCGTTTCAAGGGGTTGAAAGAATTTAAACAGGAGGAATTACTTGAGGTCATAGTCAACCAAAAAATTTCTGAAATCGTAGTGGCTACCTATAACTCGGAAAACATTACTAATGATATTTATAGTGACCTTATTACTCTATTAGAGGCCGGTTTTACCATACGTGAATACACTCAGGTATTTGAGGAAATTACCCATCGAGTTCCTGTTCAATTTGTTGGTAAGGACTTTTACAAATATTTTCCATTTAGTAGGAGTAACCAAAATACGGTATATCTCTTCTTTCAAAGATTAAGTGAAATTTTGTTATCAATATTGGGTCTTATTATCTGTGCCTGTCTAATCCCCTTTGTGTTAATAGGTAACGCAATAGCCAATCGTGGTCCATTATTTTATAGGCAGGAAAGGGTTGGAAAAAACGGTGCGACCTTTAGCATTGTCAAATTCCGAACCATGAGTCCAAATGCTGAAAGTAATGGTGCCCAATGGGCAGAAAAGGATGATCTTCGTGTTACTCCTTTTGGAAAATTTCTAAGGCGAACACGTATAGATGAATTTCCACAGTTTATAAATGTGCTTAAAAATGAAATGAGTGTCATAGGCCCTCGACCCGAGCGCCCATATTTTGTAAAGGAACTGTCTATGATTATCCCGTTTTATGAAACAAGGCATATTATAAAACCTGGACTCACTGGTTGGGCACAGGTATCTAGTCGGTATGGTGGTACCGTTGATGAATCCTTGGTAAAATTACAATACGATTTGTACTACATTAAACACCGGAGTTTTTGGCTAGATCTGAACATACTGGTTAAAACCTTCAGCACTATTCTCTATTATCGCGGGCAATAA
- a CDS encoding putative type IX sorting system protein PorV2, with amino-acid sequence MNVFLRLFSLLFISLSFAQTTRKYSNEFMNIGVDAAALGMSNAVVSHTGDVNSGYWNPAGLLKMEDNQLALMHSSYFANIANYNYIGFAMPLDDRSAVGISLIRFGVDDILDTTQLIDEQGNINYDRIKLFSTADYSLTFSYARNLKVQGISYGVNAKVIRRVIGDFASSWGFGLDAGIQIDFGNEWKFGAMARDITTTFNAWRFDEDRLEDIQNAIEGQNQTVPERTELTIPKLQIGVSKRMVFHYDYALLASFDLNVRFTETNDIISTSFASINPALGFQFGYIDMVFLRLGVGNFQNELPLDNSENMTFQPNFGVGFKYKGIQIDYAFTDIGDQSAALYSNIFSLKLDFSIFR; translated from the coding sequence TTGAACGTATTTCTGAGGCTCTTTTCCCTGCTTTTTATAAGCCTTTCCTTTGCCCAAACCACCCGGAAGTATTCCAATGAATTTATGAATATTGGTGTTGATGCTGCGGCCTTGGGAATGAGCAATGCTGTGGTTAGTCATACCGGAGACGTTAATTCTGGTTATTGGAACCCAGCTGGACTCCTAAAAATGGAAGACAACCAATTGGCTCTGATGCACAGCAGTTATTTTGCCAACATTGCCAACTATAATTATATAGGCTTTGCCATGCCGTTAGACGATCGCAGTGCAGTAGGTATTTCATTGATACGTTTTGGTGTAGACGATATTTTAGACACCACTCAGCTTATTGATGAGCAAGGGAATATCAACTACGATCGGATAAAGTTATTTTCAACTGCAGATTATAGTCTAACGTTTAGTTATGCACGTAATTTAAAAGTTCAAGGGATTAGCTATGGTGTCAATGCAAAAGTTATACGCAGAGTTATCGGAGACTTTGCCTCCTCTTGGGGATTTGGCCTAGATGCGGGTATTCAAATAGACTTTGGTAACGAATGGAAATTTGGTGCTATGGCAAGGGACATCACTACCACATTTAATGCTTGGCGTTTTGATGAAGATCGATTAGAAGATATCCAAAATGCAATTGAAGGTCAAAACCAAACGGTTCCTGAGCGTACAGAGTTGACTATCCCAAAACTTCAAATAGGGGTTTCTAAACGCATGGTCTTTCATTACGATTATGCGCTATTGGCATCTTTTGATTTAAATGTTCGCTTTACCGAAACAAACGACATCATATCGACTTCTTTTGCCAGCATCAATCCTGCCCTAGGGTTTCAATTTGGATATATTGATATGGTATTTCTAAGGTTAGGGGTGGGGAATTTTCAAAATGAATTACCGCTAGACAATTCAGAAAATATGACATTCCAACCCAATTTTGGCGTTGGATTTAAGTACAAAGGTATTCAGATAGATTACGCATTTACAGATATAGGCGACCAAAGTGCAGCGCTTTATTCCAATATCTTTTCTTTAAAATTAGATTTCAGCATATTTAGATAA
- a CDS encoding carboxymuconolactone decarboxylase family protein produces MSDLVQEFNDYRSRMNERILNDNNKLIKRIFNLDTNAYMEGALDVKTKELLGLVASAVLRCDDCIKYHLENCYKEGLSKEEVTEALGIATLVGGTIVVPHLRRAYEYWDALENR; encoded by the coding sequence ATGAGCGATTTGGTTCAAGAATTTAACGACTACCGTTCGCGCATGAATGAACGGATCCTTAACGATAACAATAAACTGATTAAGCGAATTTTCAATCTAGACACCAATGCCTATATGGAAGGTGCCCTGGATGTGAAAACGAAGGAATTGCTAGGTTTGGTAGCCTCAGCGGTGTTGCGTTGCGACGACTGTATAAAGTATCATTTAGAGAATTGCTATAAGGAAGGGTTATCTAAGGAAGAAGTTACTGAAGCATTGGGTATTGCAACATTAGTTGGAGGCACAATTGTGGTACCACACCTCAGAAGAGCCTATGAATACTGGGACGCTTTGGAAAATCGTTAA
- a CDS encoding transglutaminase-like domain-containing protein codes for MFKKLTWLLKRHPFLYRTRFKLLSKQVTEKDIDNCNYNNDNPKNKIPAIYWEKNREIFHSGMPTSDFEKVKTISIWLQDNVKGGPGLSQPSDTALKMMLKGEGGVCSDFAQVFNNFCVINDIKVREWGTTRIPFTKEFGGHSFNEVFIAEWNQWMMIDVYYCLWFKDLENNKLSTLGYFKSQRLNVIVNAEMYYPNKRLESKTLERNYYKSGLLPFVICRYDNKNYDILLKNTRSWLPVFISHFLMVVIGKTYHYRFPLDNPSSLYR; via the coding sequence ATGTTTAAAAAACTGACCTGGCTTTTAAAACGACACCCATTTTTATACCGAACACGGTTCAAATTATTATCCAAACAGGTAACTGAAAAGGATATAGATAACTGCAATTATAATAACGATAATCCCAAAAACAAGATACCAGCTATATATTGGGAAAAAAATAGGGAGATTTTCCATTCAGGTATGCCAACTTCTGATTTTGAGAAAGTTAAGACAATTAGTATATGGCTGCAAGACAATGTTAAAGGAGGCCCTGGCCTTAGCCAACCGTCCGATACTGCATTGAAAATGATGCTGAAGGGGGAAGGTGGGGTCTGTAGTGATTTTGCCCAGGTTTTTAATAATTTTTGTGTCATAAATGATATTAAAGTAAGGGAATGGGGAACTACTAGAATACCATTTACAAAAGAGTTTGGAGGGCATTCCTTTAATGAGGTGTTTATTGCTGAATGGAACCAATGGATGATGATTGACGTATATTACTGTCTGTGGTTTAAAGATTTGGAAAACAATAAATTGTCAACTCTGGGATATTTTAAGTCTCAGCGTTTAAATGTAATCGTTAATGCTGAAATGTATTATCCTAATAAGCGACTTGAGTCTAAAACCCTTGAACGGAATTATTACAAATCCGGTTTATTACCGTTTGTGATTTGTAGGTATGATAATAAAAATTATGATATTCTTTTAAAGAATACTCGTTCTTGGCTGCCGGTATTTATCTCACACTTTTTGATGGTTGTTATTGGGAAAACCTATCATTACCGTTTTCCCTTAGATAACCCAAGTTCTTTATACAGATAG